In one window of Arachis ipaensis cultivar K30076 chromosome B06, Araip1.1, whole genome shotgun sequence DNA:
- the LOC107646688 gene encoding protein FAR1-RELATED SEQUENCE 1-like yields MSHVVWNSYTKEAFNRNWIDFLKMYGLGGNKWFSGFTTYEVIEQVSNSTFNKFVVTYDAVSRDVKCHFLLFESRGILYRHSLSVLSFERVDNVAPKYILERWSKNIKRRNTHIKSSQDEPLLEPRSKRFDKLVFRSHNICEFASESEELTGILHRAFDKFKVEMEEYQERSKEKSLLTHKEATLSNVNDLQSPPCVKTRGQSKNILGSNLEKKRSQMP; encoded by the exons ATGagccatgttgtttggaactcgtACACAAAAGAAGCATTTAATAGAAACTGGATCGATTTCCTCAAAATGTACGGCCTCGGAGGTAACAAGTGGTTTTCAG GTTTCACAACATATGAAGTCATAGAGCAGGTTTccaactccacattcaacaagtttgtcgTCACCTACGACGCAGTATCACGAGATGTAAAGTGCCATTTCTTGCTGTTTGAGTCTAGGGGCATATTGTACCGCCATTCCCTAAGCGTCCTAAGCTTTGAGCGAGTGGATAACGTGGCACCGAAATACATATTGGAACGGtggagcaagaacataaagaggaggaatacacacatcaagagcagtcAAGATGAACCTCTACTGGAGCCGAGAAGTAAGAGATTTGACAAATTGGTGTTTCGGTCGCACAATATATGTGAATTTGCATCCGAGTCTGAAGAGTTGACCGGAATTCTGCACCGAGCATTTGACAAGTTCAAGGTGGAGATGGAAGAATATCAAGAGAGAAGCAAAGAAAAAAGTTTGTTAACCCACAAAGAAGCAACATTAAGCAATGTGAATGATCTTCAAAGCCCACCATGTGTCAAAACAAGAGGCCAGTCCAAGAACATACTTGGATCAAACCTGGAAAAAAAAAGATCTCAAAtgccatga